The window CAGCACGAGGCTCCGTTTGTTTGCAGCTCTTCTCCTCCTTTTGTGTGCCGATGACACTCAAACATACTCGCGCTGTAGGCTTTGCTTTGGGTGGGTGCCAAATCACCTCACTGGTGCTATTCTCCTGTTTTCATAGGGCTCGAATGTCAGCGGCCCAAACACCAGGGCGCCAAGGACAAAGACCATGAGGTCATCTCCACAGGAACAGACAGTCCAGAGCTGTGCACTCCCGACACCACGCCACCTGTGATAACACCTGATCTTAGCCCCGTGCTGAGTGTACCCACCTCACCTCCCCACAGTCCACTCAAACACACCCATCGCCCCAGGAATGCTTGCTTCATGCGCCAGAGCGCCGTGGACGATCAGGGCGGGGCTGAGATCCAGGTGCTGGTAGAGGGGCGAGGGATGGATCTGCCGAGGGGCGGGGCTAACAATTGGAGCGACGACATGTATCCGGATCGAGCGGGTAGCAGTCGCTCCACTACGCCCTCCCTTCTGGAAGAGCAGGAGGGACAAATAAATGGCCACGAACAAGCCCCTATGTCCAACCACAAGTCACGGGAGAAATCCATTTCCAATCACAAGTCCCGGGACCACGCTTCCTCCTACAGAGCCTGGGAGCATTCCTTTTCCAACCAAAAGCTCTCCAAGCACGCCTCTTCCAATCACAAATCAAGAGACTACTCATTGTCCAATCACAAAACATGGGATCATTCATCCACCAATCACAAAACCTGCGAGCATGCCTCTTCCAACTACAAGCCACAGGTGCACATTTTATCCAATCACAAGGCCTTGGATCACAACACGTCCAATCACAAGACTTCTGAGCATGCTTCTTCCAATCACAAGCCCCAAGAATATATCTCGTCCAATCACAATGCCAAGGACCACGTCTCTTCATCTCTTTACAATCCTCGAGAGCACGTCTACTCCAACCACCATCCAAAGCAGCACAACCACTCCAACCACAAGCTTAATGAGCATGCTGTAATCGACCAAAGGCTAGACGGCCACACCGGGGGCTGGACTGCTGAAAGCACCCTTAGGTGGAGCCCCGCCCACTCGCGCCTGACAGAGCAGGACGAGGAGAAGATGAATGACTATACAGTCGACATGAGGCTGCACTGTCCGGACTCGCAGACTTCTCGGGGGCTGGGACAAGAGTCCCCGGCCCCCAAGAACAACAGGCTGCGATCCAGAGGCCTTCGACCAGTCAGAGAAGGATCCATGGACTCTGTACAGATGCTGGACAACCTGAATGTGGGGGCAGAGCTGGAGGAGTGGCCACTGCACAGGGACCTCACCCTCTCCCCGCCTCTAAAGTCTCAGCCCATCACTCTGGAGCAGGAAGGAGAGCAATTCACCCTCAAATCAAACTCAGTGAGTCCGCACTGCTCTGTCAGGCTAATGGTTCATTTTTTAACAGATAATAGCAAAACGTTTGCTGTCGCCACAACACACTGATAAAAAACGAAAAAGAGCTGTGCGATAAGACCTACATATTTTACTTAAATGCAACAAAACTAGtgtaaaattaatatttaaaggAAGAGCTATGTGTTTACCTAAACTTCACGTTTTAGTCACAGTGCCAGTGTAAAGTCCTCAATGATAAGAATCAAATGATTTTTCAGATTAATAGACTTTTAGTGTTCAAAATGCCAAGATTTATTAGACaggaaatttgaaaaaaaaagtcaagaaaAATCATTTTTCTCAGTGTTAGACGACAGTGGGATATGAAAGTCGCTGCTGAATCATCAGCACAGCAGATAAACATCTGTCTTGAAATTATTAAGAGCATAAAAAGAAGACAATTGGACTTCCTGAAGTTCTTTGGAGACGTTTCACCTCCTTTCTAGCTTTTCAAGCTCTTAAGACTCGGGGTGACCGAGAACCTGCACAGACGCCTGTGTTGGAAAATATCTATCACTTTGATAAGAATCAAAGGTACGAAAATATCACAATTAACCCCacattgttacatttttaatttttacactGAACAAAGGAACTTTCAATGGACAGATTACTGATCCAAGAACTTCCCAAAAACTGCTAACATGTGGTGTTCCTGCATGCAGAGATTCAAAACTACAACAAtcgaaaaacaaaacagcatctcAACAAAAAGGTATGAACTAGCCAAAAGATTCCTAAAACAATTAAGGAAAGAATCAAAATGAGCACAAAGTGAAACTAAATGCTTACAGattcacaaaacaacaaaaggacGGCAAACACTACAAAaaggtaaaataataaaaaaaataactcgaAAGGATCTCAAGactgaaaaatgtctgaaaacacCTACAAAGATTCTGTATGAATGTAAAAAGGCAAAATATGAATACACAGACTcgtaaaaccaaaacaaaaggtGGTAAAACACCTTCAGCTGACTCAAAGTTACTACAGAAATACACAAATTGATTACAAAGACtcaaaaaaacatgacaaaaggAGGGACACCACAGCAAAATGTTACCAGATGACTACAAGGACACTCCAAAAAACTACAGACAGACTTTAAGGGTCCATGAAAAGGCACCCTGAGGTCTTCATGAGTGACactgtggcttttaaaaaaaagaatttccaGTCATCACACTAAATTGattgaaataaaaaagattacCAGGCGTTACAAGGTGTGTAGCTGTGAGATTAGCTGAGAAACTCGATTTTCCCACTACACAATTCAAAAGTCCATCACCACAAAGGGTCTAAAATGGAACCGAAATCCAGAAGTGCTCTGGTTTTAGAAGCATTTCCTTATTTCTCTTCCCTTATAAATGCATTATTTACACAGTGTCTTCAGTACAAGACTTTCCTGCATCAGTCATGGTGGATGATTGCAAGAACGACACCAAGAAGCCAGAGCCTGTAGTGTGTCCACTAGATGATGCACCCGTTGTTATTGCCTTCTTATTCCATAGGTAGACGTGGACATGTGTGGGGTTGGCATTATCATGAGGAAGTTGTGTTTACAAAAATCttgtaaatgtattttacatgtagtttgCACCAGTGAGGTCTAAGCGTGCCCTCTGACGGACCACAGCGACGGTTTTCTGGTGATCAGTACATAGTTAACTTTGTGAACAAGCCTTAAAATAATCAGCATAACATCAAGTTACCAAGTATTCTTTTTGAGTTTCACAAAAACATTTAGGTATTAGGGTATTATTTTTGTAATTCTTCAAATTTCATTTTTTGGGGGGCggggttttcttcttcttcctcttacAGAGCACCAGAGTGCATGCTTACATAAGATACTTTAGGATGTTAACTTTCAACAGATGTCCAGAAAACCACAAACACAAGTACCAGTTGAAGAATTTAAACAAGTAATTAAGTAACTAAACCTTGTGTTTTGAGTgtatgaagtaaaaaaaaagcagactcACCGACACATAAaataggggtggctgtagctcaggtggcagagcaggtcagccactaatcagaaggtcggtggttcgatcccaggctgcctcctggctgcatgccaaacatccttgggcaagatactaaccccatgtttgcctactggtggtggtcagagggcccggtggcgccagtgtccggcagcctcgcctctgtcagtgcgccccagggcagctgtggctacaatgtagctgccattgccagtgtgtgaatgactgaatgtagtgtaaagcgctatacaaatgcaggccataaAATATAATTGAGATTCACATCTATTACGTTATTTTGCCCAGACTGAAATCTTTAAGGCGAAGTGCACATGAGCAGAAAGTGCAGCCCAACTCTAACCTCTAACCTCTGTTGTCTCCATTGTTAAATCTTGACTGGAGTCTGAgtggctgtgtttgtgtttccactGAGATCGTCGGTGCTGTAACTGGACTAActgcttttttctctcttctcttgtCTCCTAGGGCTCCAGCTCTATTCTGGTGGTTATGGTCATTTTACTCAATATTGGAGTAGCCATTCTTTTCATTCACTTCTTTATTTAAGCTTATACAGGTATGATCTACTAAGACTTATTGATAACTACGGTATATTATATGATTACTTAATGAGATGGACGTTCTGTCTATTCGACCGGAGCCCGCAGCCCGAGTGACGACACAGCAGAGCCTTTCTATTGTTGCTACTGTCTTTTTCACCTCTGTTGAAGCCCATTTCAGTTTCTACAAAGACACCATTCCTTTTCAAATGCTTATTTTGAACTTTCATACGATATAACTTCCATAGAACGTCCACATGTTAAAAGGCGGTTGAATTAGAGTCAGGAGAAAGTAAGAAAACGCAGCTTTAGACTAGCGTGTTGTTTCGGACTCACGTGCACGGCTGCCCGTCACTGACAGATCAGTGGACTGGAGATGGCACAGGCACTGTTGCCCATTTTTCCACCAGTCTAGAAAAGAATATAGCAACCCATGTTTCCTGGTTATCATGAGAAACACACTCAGTCCTAAGCCCCCTTTTGCCTTTGAACCCTTTTCCTTTCCTTCAAATCCATCAGTCTCTATTCGCACTATGCGCTACAGAACTATGCTGCAAGAGTAGATCCATTTTAAAGGGCTCCGTCAttattcttttctctttttcccctACTACATAAACACGCAACCATTGCATGAGGCTGtgtgagattttaaaaagtgcatttttcTATCCCTTTAACATCACTGTTCTGTCTTCATTTGTGCGCACTTCATCCTGATGGTCACCTCTCGATTGTCAGAGACTTCACATTCAACCAAAATCACAGAGTATGACCAAATCATATTTGATTTGCGAAATCAAATGCCAGCGACCAACACATGCCAAGCCCTCCTGGGTCTAATCCGAGAGGAACTTTCTGAATTCATTACAAGTAAAGTGGAACCACATAAACACGTTTGCGTGCATAATAAACCgaacaaaaagcaaaagaaaaaaaaacatttaactgCTGACATACTGAGGAGAGGTATCAGCCTTGCCCCTTTGTACAGCCTTGAGACTGTTATGTTATAATCACTAATTCTAATATATAAGTGTATGTGTCattattcttcaagtttgtTACTTTTTGCAGTTTGCAAGACAGAGAGAATGCTGAGTGCCtcgtatttattcattttggtTCTCAAATTGATTTAAAAGCCGACCCTAGATCAAACACCCCACGGGCAGGCTAAGAGGAGACAAATAAccttgaaaattaaaaaaaaaaggcgatCCCCATCCTACGGCCCTCCACACAATCAGCCCTTCCCTCTTCACCCTGAAATGGCATGCactgttttgtctctctctcccagTCGAAAAGGGAAAAATGGGGTTTCTACGGTGTCATTTCcagaaaactgtttttttggGACCGGATGAGATTTTTGTTTCCAGCATGTTTGTTTAGCCTGCTCAATCTGGTGTCAGTTTGTGAGTTTCTCCCTCTTGTCTCTCTTATCCAGCAACACAAGGCTACGTGAGACATGGAGAGCAGTGTAAAATAAACGCTAGCTTTTAACTCTCAGTGGATACTGAAATGTCCCGAGTTTATGAATGATATAAAAGAAACTCTCTGCTACTGTATGTTTTATACTTCGCACCCAGTGGCATCATCATGTTGTGACATCATTGCATGCCCGAGCATGCTCTTTCTTACTCTTTGGTTTATGAGGTTGTTTCAAAGTTAATGTGgagaaaataatgaaatgtttgaaattaaAGAGCTTGGTGTGGTTATTACTGATATTATTACTGAAAGTAATTTCATCTACAGCCCATACTACAGCTAGTACAGACTACATGTTGAGGGGGAAGTCTAAAAGCTATCTGCCGGCACTttatgtcaaactcattttacattgttttacacatacagcccactttggtCTCATGTGAAGTGGACCAGTGAAACTTCCCTTTCTGTCAGTATATAAGAGgtatataagaaaaagaagtgcaacTTTCCTATGTGGTAAAGAAAGACTGCTGTAGTATATGAATGCAATCTGTCAACATGACTCTTTGGCCTTAAATTGGAAGaactaaatgtgtaaaatatagaaatatatcACTTTATTGTTTTGGTGTCGTATCAATGGCCATAGGCAGGTCTTTAACTGTAGGAAAAGCTCtaaaacttatgaaaatacagttaaaagtctaaCATGTCCACATTTTCCAAAGGCATCCTTTGAGCCACATTGGAGTCTTTGCTAGCCCAattctggcccccgggccttatgtttgacaccccatTGCAAAAATTGCAGTTCCTGAAGTGGCCACCTATAGACAATCCCCATagacataaatattaaaatgcccaactttacagcagaaataaacatgtttagagTCTAGAACAGTATCAGTCTATAGAGATCGTATCCTCATTAATGCCAACTGTATGTGGGgcaatttaaataaaactcaCCTCTTTAAAGAATATTACAGCTGTAATCTTTGGCATGGCCACTCTGACAGGTTGGTGTATTTTGTCTGACTTAGCATTTGTTTCTACTAAAAGACCAACACGTTCTCATTAATGCCATGTTATGCACAAGGTGTCCTCTGGTGTTGTTGTCCTGATGCACCTGCTGCAGCATTATTGTCTGCCTAGAGAAGTCTGCTCCATTTCCGAGCCCATGGTTGGACCTTTAGAGGTGAAGCAGTGAAATAAGCTGCAGGTATATAAGCCTTTGGTTTAGATTTGATTGGGACacgcttttattttttcacttttacttactGCTTTGCTAAggctggggaaacctgcagtcagatgAGATTGAAGAAGTCAGAcagatgagtgacgaaacatttctcccacttaaAACACTCCAgatgaaaaaaatctgctttttgaGGTACTACTTTAACTTTGCTCATCTGTTAGCAACAGCAGCTACTTTGTTAGGCTTAGCCATTAAAAGGTAAGTGGTTAAGTTTAAGAGAAGACCAGATTCTAGTGTAAAATGCACTGTTATACAACAGTAACTCTTTTGAAAATGTCAAATTGAAACAGCCAAATTTGTCATGACCTTGTGGGTCAGGGCACAGACACGCCATTACTAAATAATGCCCTGGGGATGCAAATGGGCTGACAAGACACTGTAAAGAATCAGTGTTACAGTTTATTGATTGAGTTTTAagcttttgtatttttatatttttttctagtCAGTATTAACATTCCATTAATATGACAGTAAGTAATGCTAGTTAGGTTAGTTAGCCAGCTAGTCTGATAACCTCCCAACTCAAACCACTCATCCAAATGTGGTGAAAGAAAATGCAACCAAATTCCATAGCTCAAAGCTTCAAAGCTGTAGGAGcacatataataaatataataaataccCAGCATTTAACAGAACCATTAGCCTATACATCTATCCAGTTTGCTATTACTGTATTGGATCAGTTAAAGTAAAAAGGTCATATGATATATGAccctaaaaaataaacaaaatttttagggatttctatgaaactttatatacaccacaaataaacccatctaaaaacgaAATTGATCAATTTCTCGACAACGTAACTTTTCCAAAATTATCAGACacccaagcaatggcactggattcgccactgacaccaggtgaactcctggaagccctgataagtatgcccaataataaggctccaggtcctgACGGCTTTCCAGCAGAATTTTACTCTGGCACCAATTTTTCACAGAATGCTGCAGGAAATCaaggaaaatggcagactaccaccaaatatgaattctgcaaatattagtctcttactaaaaccaggcaaagaccctgtatatccctcaagctatcgtccaatatgccttataaatgtagatctccaaataatctgcaaagctctctcaaagagattagagaagataaccccccttttaattcatcctgaccaaacggGTTTCATAAAAGggaggcactcatcaacaaatacgcatagattatttaatttaagagactactcatgcagtaaaaacactgaaaccataatattgtctcttgatgcagaaaaggcatctgacagagttaactggaaatttctatttgcaactttacacaaatttggttttggaaactctttcatcaactggttaaaaaaaattatataattccccaacagcttgtgttaaaaaaaaaaaaaaaaaaaagaccaaacatcctccagcttctgtctcctgaggggcaccaggcagggatgccactagcagcagcaattagacaggctGCAAcgattaagggcataaaatgtaagaatgtagaacataaaatcagcatttatgaggatgatgtgttgctttttctccaaaactcaaaAACCAATCTCTCTGGGGTGATTGCTTTGATAAACTCTTTCTCAAGAGTCTCCGAttattcaattaactggtcaaaatctacagttcttccgattaattgctccttccataattcttcatCTACcccactgcaatctggaaatattaaatatttaggtatcAGCTTTATAATTAGCTTgcagaattaactaaattaaaccacatcccacttttaaagacagtagaaGGCAATCTGGCTAGATGGTAAATGGCTTGTATTTGTacagcgctttacttagtccctatggaccccaaagcgctttacactacattcagccatccacacattcacacactggtgatggcaagctacattgtagccacagctgccctggggcgcactgacagaggtgccaccaggccctctgaccaccaacAGTACACAGTAAAATTCACTGAGTAAATTTTACTCAAATTGAATAAAATTCTACTCTAAGAAAGACAGTATTTGGTCCCAGTCTAAATGGAGTAAAATTTACTCTTATGGCAGAGTTAAATATATTCTATTTAGTGCAAATATTTTACTCTATATGATGATAATTTACTCAGTttagtataaaataaaaacaacaccatAATTTCATTCTAAATAGAACAGAATTTTACTCAGAATAGAATTATtaatagaagaaaaaataactttttttttcactcactatgtaaTTGTATTACAATCATTCACTGCAAGGTTTTAAAggtacaataaataaatcagaaaaatatatttttattttaacagccacctttattgttcagatgaaacagtattgtacaatataaaaacTGGAATCACCACGACTGTATGACACCTGTAAATCAAATGCTTTACAACAGAAAAGCTCTTTGGCATAAATTACACGAGGTCTGTCTCTTTTACACAGAACTTGAAAATCATTGAAATGCTCATTGAGACACACTGTTTGCAGTGCAAAAGTAATCAACAATAACCTCTCATCCTTCACAACATTGTAGACCTTGTGAAAAACTTGCATTTCAAAATGGACTTTTATACAAACAACTAAATCTGCACGATAAATATTTCCATGGTGTTTTGCCCATCTAACATTTAACACCTTGGTGTTGATTGGTAGCTGAAGAGTCTCTGCCATCTCACAGCCCCAGTCCAATGCATTTCAAGAAAGCATGTTACCTGGTCCAGTGGTCAGTCTTTTGGGGTTTAAATGTCTGCCAACTGAAAGCAATAGGACTTTGATGTTTTGTTGCCAACATTTTAGTTACGTTTTTGAAACttttcaattgttttttttaaagaagctgTGCTTTGCTTCATTGCGTATGCACCAGCTATGCAAAAGTGGTCCTGTTTTAAGTATACGTGTACGATAATGCATCATGAAGTGATGCTTTGGTAGCAGCTTCTTGTGTGGAAACAAACTTTTGGATAACCTGTGGTGTTTGGCGATCAGGTGTTTCAAGAAAATAGTGATACCTTTTGATAACACTGCTGAAAATACAATATTCACTACTTGAAACAACAGCAGTAGCAAATACCAGTGCTGATCGTTTGGACAAACTAAGTCTCCAAAGATGAGTGGTAGATGCCGATGTAAACACCAGGACTGGATGGCATTTAACTCCAAGTCATTTGAGTCCTCTCCCAACTTCACTGTAggtggtttgttgttttgttccaTGTAGCCATAATTAAAGCTCTTAATTCTCGTGTCCACTTCCTTTGATGTTGTACACTGATCTATTGCATGTAAcataatcagtttcattttatattGTGCGACTCCCTCCAAGATATCGTGCATAATATCAACAGAGAAATGTTCACATGTATTGAAGTACTGCAATGAGTTTAGAATGCAAGACTGTTTAACACCCATCGCATTAGGAAGTCAGGGATTTGCCTCCATTTTTTGGCAATGTTCAGTAAGAAGTGCTTGAGTTCGCATGATTATCTTGGGTGAATCCTCTGTAAACTCTGAAAGTCCTCCTTCTCAGCAAGACAAAGGTGGCAACAATATCTGGCACTAAATGACTCTAGAAAACCAAACAGACAGTGAAGACCAAAGTTGTCAGTAGTAACTTGGACAATAGTTCCATGTACTGGGTCATCATACAGGGCAATCGTAATTCCATCCCTCTCCAGGATTTTCATATCCTTCACAACTGGATCAAGTATCTTAGAGAAGCCATATGTTTGGGATGATGAACTTCTTGGCAACTGTGAACATAATAAAATTGCAAGGCAAAGAaagttaaatgaaataaattgaaCAAAATAGACCTAAACAGTTGGTATAGCAGCTATTATAACATCATCCCCAAAGCTTGACTGATTCACACTATGAAACACGCAGGAGATGTTGACATTTTTTACTCACCACATTCCAAAAAGCATCTGTAGGTCAGTTGGCCCTCAAAACAGATGTACTTCTGTTGTTCTCTGCACTTCACTTGCACAGCTTGCATCCTTCATGATATGAAAaggatatttttaaataattagatTTACTACAAATACTTACAAAATTGAAcaaaacacaggcacacacaaaacacataggGCTTAAGAAACATCTAAAACTGCACACTTGTGCAGACTGCAACCATGTATGCTTTTCAATTCGAGTAAAACACACGTGCTTGCTAAACTAACACCAGTACACATAAAAGATTCACTCCATTAAACACACATGCTCCTAACCAAAGATCAGGCGAAAACAGTCGCGTATGCGACTCAATTCAGAGTAAACCACACGTGCTTTCTAACTGAACAGGTGAAACATCCACAAACATCAATCCACGATAAAACACACATCAGGTAAAAAAGTCAATTTTCATGACTCAGTTTGGAGTAAAACACGTGCTCACCAACCTTTTTTGGATAAAACATTGGTGCACCGAATTTGCTAAAAACACACTACCCTGGTCAATTATACTACCTAAAGCAGCTATTGAGCAATGCTAAATTTAGTTTAGTGATATATACCTTAATGCTGTCTGTGAGTAGTCTAACGACATTAATTTAGCAGAAGCTAACGTAAGCATCAACCTTGCCAATTATACAGCATGTAAGACCCACAAACTCTCAAGCTGTAATGTTACAGACCTTTCAAAGAAACAGAAATTCCCCATTTTATCCTAAATTAAATCATTATTGAGCACTTTGCTCACTTACCTGGCTCACTGCTGACAGTTGTCTATGTTCCACTGCGGGATAGTAGCAGAAACTTAGGAAATGGTAGTGGGCGTGGTCATGACATATTACTCCAATGGaatttcctctgtttttttgcTCCAACTCTGGCGGCCAATCCAAATGATTACAATccaaaatgagtgaaaatgacTCTTTTAGAGGAAAATAATGTTAACTCTGGAAAAATTACTCTCTCCATTTTcatgggtgaagtgtcttgcccaagaacacaacgacggagactgtcggagccgggcctcgaaccggcaaccttcctaTTACAAGACGAtttgccaactcttgagccacgatcacgaTGGAAATCTCTACCCATagcactcatgggaagggtcgccgctataaaaatgatggttttgccaaaaataaactatttattttcaatgatcccaagtaagccatcacaagattggttcagatctctggactcatatatttctaaattcctttggaaagacaaacccccgcatataagcttaaaaacattacaaaagacCAATGATAAAGGAGGActagatctgcctaactttaatcactactttttagccaacaggctcCAATTCATCTCTAGATGGTTAAAACACACCTTCTTAGATGAACCCTGGatagatgtagaacaggcactatgtaataatctagaaatttcagGCCTACCATTtgtcagctcaaacatcaaacgacatgaatgctttaaaagcatcaacatcagctcttctctgacagcatggtgggagtttctgaagttgacagagtcttcattaatcccatgcaaatgtacacctatctggaacaaccctgacatattacaaaacaataatatgataaacttgccagattggagtggtaaaggaatcaaatacttagaacatatattgGAAGGAACAGACTGTATTTtgtttgacagactagttatacaatatgggatcaacaagaaacgATTTttggaatatcaacaaattaaatccatagtaaaaatgaaatttaatCCCAGTgaagctgaattacaaacaccaagAAGTGTGGTACAATT is drawn from Oreochromis aureus strain Israel breed Guangdong linkage group 1, ZZ_aureus, whole genome shotgun sequence and contains these coding sequences:
- the jph3a gene encoding junctophilin-3 produces the protein MSTGGRFDFDDGGSYCGGWEQGKAHGRGVCTGPQGQGEYAGAWSHGFEVLGVYTWPSGNSYKGTWAQGKRHGIGVETKGRWEYRGEWTQGFKGRYGQLESTASGARYEGTWSNGLQDGYGTETYSDGGTYQGQWLGGMRHGYGVRQSVPYGMAAVILFPLRTSINSLRSEHSHGPPAVLEDGTATTPTDGVVAGLAGSPVGRGGFALVAPSEAERQRKRKGRFRQSILSGLKLRRSESKSSLASQLSKQSSFCSEAGMSTVSSAASDIHSNTSESEQGAPVDATVTEMYAGEWRSDQRAGWGVSRRSDGLHYAGEWVGNKRHGYGCTTFPDGTKEEGKYKQNVLVSGKRKNLIPLRASKIREKVDRAVEAAEKAADIAKQKAEIAVSRMSHARGKAEAAEGVAQKATEECRLARIAAKELSPSFHIYGNGLECQRPKHQGAKDKDHEVISTGTDSPELCTPDTTPPVITPDLSPVLSVPTSPPHSPLKHTHRPRNACFMRQSAVDDQGGAEIQVLVEGRGMDLPRGGANNWSDDMYPDRAGSSRSTTPSLLEEQEGQINGHEQAPMSNHKSREKSISNHKSRDHASSYRAWEHSFSNQKLSKHASSNHKSRDYSLSNHKTWDHSSTNHKTCEHASSNYKPQVHILSNHKALDHNTSNHKTSEHASSNHKPQEYISSNHNAKDHVSSSLYNPREHVYSNHHPKQHNHSNHKLNEHAVIDQRLDGHTGGWTAESTLRWSPAHSRLTEQDEEKMNDYTVDMRLHCPDSQTSRGLGQESPAPKNNRLRSRGLRPVREGSMDSVQMLDNLNVGAELEEWPLHRDLTLSPPLKSQPITLEQEGEQFTLKSNSGSSSILVVMVILLNIGVAILFIHFFI